A section of the Petrimonas sulfuriphila genome encodes:
- the cas3 gene encoding CRISPR-associated helicase Cas3' — protein sequence MLAKSNPEISLKKHIDDCLCIYEQLLTCVPNIPVSDKTLFWQLLKTSIVFHDMGKAHPDFQDMLKGFSHKWQQQRHELFSLFFINQLDLPEEQKELILFTVLGHHKDLNELFFFVDKNYSSEQDKFSFGITSGLDFTNECNRIAADEVWEVAVSNGFVKKSENKLDIISLIEKETKHNTVSDRNYLAKLLLVGAMKQCDHLASAGINQLHKIEEKDFSFLFRFPPYHHQQLAYNALGNVMLSAPTGSGKTETSLLWLKKQIETKGQGRVFYILPYTASINAMYERLNDDINSDISKVGMIHGKLAQYIENKMAYEDKSSMGEFDRKQLIEDFKTLVTPIKITTPFQLLKHIFGFKGFEKGLLEWAGGYFIFDEIHAYDAQTFAQIIVLLEFATKKLGVTAHIMTATLPTFMKQEIEKAIGNFTPILADNELYNSFTRHKVILKDGLLINSLSEIRQKIDDEKKVLVVCNTVEQSQLVYQSLHADYKVLIHGSFNAEDRFRKEEELMSDKTQLLVGTQAIEVSLDIDFDVIFTEPAPLDALIQRFGRVNRKRKKGICPCYIFKERNEKDKYIYKDKEVIERTINELQSIIDESNGIISEAELQKMMDIVYPKWNEVSKNDFEETKRLLSYSLDNELVPLMNSEQCEENFYKQFDGKKVLPVSLVSKYQGYLSNSEFIKAEGLMVSIRETRFIGMFKKGEINRKEFPYELRNSEKLLGKTAYIIKRKYNAELGLQVNEPENYLTEDFIL from the coding sequence GTGTTGGCAAAATCCAACCCCGAAATTTCTCTTAAGAAACACATAGACGACTGCTTGTGCATTTATGAGCAGTTGCTAACGTGTGTACCCAATATTCCTGTAAGTGATAAAACATTATTTTGGCAATTGCTCAAAACAAGTATTGTGTTTCACGATATGGGAAAAGCACATCCGGACTTCCAAGATATGTTGAAAGGATTTTCGCATAAATGGCAGCAGCAGCGTCATGAACTGTTTTCTTTGTTTTTTATTAACCAATTAGACCTGCCGGAAGAACAAAAAGAATTAATTCTGTTTACGGTTTTAGGGCATCACAAGGATTTAAACGAACTGTTTTTTTTCGTTGATAAAAATTATTCTTCAGAACAAGATAAATTTTCGTTTGGAATAACTTCAGGACTTGACTTCACCAATGAGTGCAATAGAATTGCGGCAGATGAAGTTTGGGAGGTTGCAGTCTCTAATGGTTTTGTTAAAAAATCTGAAAATAAGCTGGATATAATTTCTTTAATTGAAAAAGAAACAAAACATAATACTGTTTCTGACAGAAACTATTTAGCTAAACTCCTTTTAGTAGGAGCGATGAAACAATGCGATCATTTAGCCTCTGCCGGAATAAATCAATTACATAAAATAGAAGAAAAAGATTTTTCATTTCTTTTCAGGTTTCCGCCTTATCACCATCAGCAACTTGCCTATAATGCGCTTGGGAATGTAATGTTATCAGCTCCCACAGGTTCAGGAAAAACAGAGACATCCCTGCTGTGGCTAAAAAAACAAATTGAGACAAAAGGACAAGGTCGTGTTTTTTATATTTTGCCTTATACTGCTTCTATCAACGCGATGTATGAACGGTTAAATGATGATATCAATTCTGATATTTCTAAAGTTGGGATGATACACGGAAAACTTGCCCAATATATTGAAAACAAGATGGCATACGAAGACAAATCATCGATGGGCGAATTTGACAGGAAGCAGTTAATTGAAGATTTTAAAACTCTTGTTACACCAATTAAAATCACTACGCCTTTTCAGTTACTAAAGCATATTTTTGGGTTCAAAGGTTTTGAAAAAGGGCTTTTGGAGTGGGCTGGGGGATATTTTATCTTTGATGAAATACACGCTTATGATGCGCAAACTTTTGCACAAATAATTGTTTTACTTGAATTTGCCACGAAAAAATTAGGCGTTACAGCTCATATAATGACCGCTACACTGCCGACATTTATGAAGCAAGAAATTGAAAAAGCCATCGGCAATTTTACACCCATTTTAGCTGACAATGAACTTTATAATTCCTTTACCAGGCACAAAGTTATTCTAAAAGATGGTTTATTAATCAATTCATTATCCGAGATTCGACAAAAAATTGACGATGAAAAAAAAGTATTGGTGGTTTGCAATACTGTTGAGCAGTCTCAGCTCGTTTATCAATCTTTACATGCTGACTATAAAGTTTTGATACACGGGTCATTTAATGCTGAAGACAGATTTAGAAAAGAAGAGGAATTAATGTCAGACAAAACCCAGCTGTTGGTAGGGACCCAGGCTATAGAAGTGAGTCTGGATATAGACTTTGATGTTATTTTTACGGAACCTGCACCATTGGATGCTTTGATACAAAGATTCGGCAGAGTTAACCGCAAACGTAAAAAAGGAATTTGCCCTTGTTATATTTTCAAGGAAAGAAACGAAAAAGACAAATACATATACAAAGATAAGGAAGTTATAGAGCGAACAATCAATGAATTACAAAGTATTATCGATGAGAGTAACGGAATAATCTCCGAAGCAGAACTTCAAAAAATGATGGATATTGTATATCCAAAATGGAATGAAGTAAGTAAAAATGATTTTGAAGAAACTAAACGGCTTCTCTCTTATTCTTTGGATAATGAATTGGTTCCATTAATGAATAGCGAACAATGCGAAGAAAATTTCTACAAACAATTTGATGGAAAAAAAGTACTCCCAGTATCTTTGGTTTCAAAATATCAAGGATATTTGTCTAATAGCGAATTTATTAAAGCAGAAGGTTTAATGGTCTCAATTCGTGAAACTCGTTTTATCGGGATGTTTAAAAAAGGGGAAATCAATAGGAAAGAGTTTCCTTACGAATTAAGAAACTCAGAGAAATTACTTGGAAAGACAGCGTATATAATCAAAAGAAAGTATAATGCTGAACTTGGATTACAAGTAAATGAACCGGAAAATTATTTAACAGAAGATTTTATTTTATAA
- the cas5b gene encoding type I-B CRISPR-associated protein Cas5 → MKVYRITISTWISSFRYPNIISGFQPTLLVPPISTVLGFLNACSGQYLKHEQLLLGYYFEYGAKTVDLETIYQIEINDKGIPKNMVKSNVIRREFLFDCKLAIYITNEHYVEFLKSPVYQILLGRSNDLATIEKIEKVELREVQNADKIKGQVIPFIGNYLPGLLQALPKYFTDTIPRSNIGTEPYSVIPYDANDFQTNIIAYRDIIDGKEVDIYFHKLEFEYD, encoded by the coding sequence ATGAAAGTTTACCGTATAACCATTAGTACGTGGATTTCAAGTTTCCGATATCCGAACATCATATCCGGATTTCAACCAACTTTGTTAGTCCCGCCTATCAGTACGGTATTGGGTTTTCTGAACGCTTGTTCCGGGCAGTATTTGAAACACGAACAACTGTTATTGGGATATTATTTTGAATATGGTGCCAAAACAGTTGATTTGGAAACAATTTATCAAATTGAGATAAACGACAAAGGGATTCCCAAAAACATGGTTAAATCAAATGTGATTAGAAGAGAATTTTTATTTGACTGTAAATTAGCTATTTACATTACAAATGAACACTATGTTGAATTTTTGAAATCTCCGGTTTATCAGATTCTTCTTGGACGAAGCAATGATTTGGCAACTATTGAGAAAATAGAAAAAGTGGAATTACGGGAAGTACAAAATGCCGATAAAATCAAGGGACAAGTTATTCCTTTTATTGGAAATTATCTACCCGGACTTTTACAAGCTTTGCCAAAATATTTTACGGATACTATTCCAAGAAGCAACATAGGAACAGAACCCTACTCTGTAATACCGTATGACGCCAATGATTTTCAAACAAATATCATTGCTTACCGAGACATTATTGACGGGAAAGAAGTAGATATTTATTTTCACAAATTAGAATTTGAATACGATTAA
- the cas7i gene encoding type I-B CRISPR-associated protein Cas7/Cst2/DevR yields MENNLKTQGFVLLDVDVVALNNAGKSTTSNFDNAVATKTIFKNGKSYVYVSGQAWRYWWREALQKNLGWKLSPVIRDSKIAYTNANPIEFPDDDVFGYMRAASEEIVDDKGKKKNVNITVTRISPLKNSAIISAASVRPVENWSSMARQEGDSVPYAKQEYSAIMKGMFSLDLNMIGTFSNYNKTGYQNLSDKLKAEALENGAVEIDDNFVETKKLIQLPKPTRVSRAVDTISALKNISGGAMQTNNMGDVTPKFIVLATTNTGNHPFSHIAKSKGERDEVVVLNIDGLEEVLNEYKDNFKGKIFIGKRSGFFDDENESLKKLQEKFSNTVVLGTINEAIDQYCEQLKEQMQ; encoded by the coding sequence ATGGAAAATAATTTAAAAACTCAAGGATTTGTTCTACTTGATGTAGATGTAGTGGCGTTAAATAATGCAGGCAAAAGCACAACTTCGAACTTTGATAACGCTGTTGCAACCAAAACTATATTCAAAAATGGCAAAAGCTATGTTTATGTTTCCGGGCAAGCATGGCGTTATTGGTGGCGGGAAGCGTTGCAAAAAAACCTAGGATGGAAACTTTCGCCCGTAATAAGAGACAGCAAAATTGCATACACCAATGCAAATCCTATTGAATTTCCCGACGACGATGTGTTCGGTTATATGCGTGCCGCATCAGAGGAAATAGTTGATGATAAAGGAAAGAAAAAGAATGTAAACATTACCGTTACAAGAATTTCTCCATTAAAAAATTCGGCGATAATTTCAGCTGCGTCTGTTAGACCTGTTGAAAACTGGTCCAGTATGGCTCGTCAAGAAGGAGATTCCGTTCCTTATGCCAAGCAAGAGTACAGTGCTATCATGAAAGGTATGTTCAGCTTGGATTTGAATATGATTGGCACCTTTTCCAATTACAATAAGACCGGTTATCAAAACTTATCTGATAAATTAAAAGCTGAAGCATTGGAAAACGGTGCAGTTGAAATTGATGACAATTTTGTTGAAACCAAAAAACTTATTCAACTGCCAAAACCAACAAGAGTTTCACGAGCCGTTGACACTATTTCTGCTTTGAAAAACATTTCGGGCGGTGCGATGCAAACAAATAACATGGGTGATGTCACCCCAAAATTCATTGTATTGGCAACAACAAATACGGGTAATCATCCATTTTCGCACATTGCAAAAAGTAAAGGCGAGAGAGATGAAGTGGTTGTATTAAACATTGATGGGTTAGAAGAAGTCTTGAATGAGTACAAAGACAACTTCAAAGGAAAAATTTTTATAGGCAAACGGAGTGGTTTTTTTGACGATGAAAATGAATCACTTAAAAAATTACAGGAAAAATTTAGTAACACTGTAGTTTTAGGTACTATAAATGAAGCTATTGATCAATATTGTGAACAACTAAAAGAACAAATGCAATAA
- the cas8a1 gene encoding type I-B CRISPR-associated protein Cas8b1/Cst1: MKRTYNSINYDWLFRPTGDPFADAGGYALKEFEKRYPESDVLEIIMKATDIYVDKWNGKINPFFLNSKITQPAFDLKRKKEETKKYFLDLLTDETQGNIGICRIMGEKTKLYPAGRDNTVLSGSGTLVNFHHTFQEGIMLSKEAIIRYHFLPLGCELLIGRVAVIHSNNQDITKQFASDCCSRNLRNVGSGLSDGILKSQSRAPGTALFRFMDNVISEVKKTDNKNNPQNLISLYHFTNFGANPDVQIYTLPFDVFKFYRTTQINATIKKQWNEFVAGYYSNADYKKAKFYGDTSTFIYEDKNETIEVKEDDFKFWRNSIYERLIYNQSIVPQMLKRSREYELSWELIKIYEQYIRKMKKETLAKIEQMADFILSSNDERTITKAIKKLDGVKNSYLLRRFILKDIVAKYYNEGNDEAIVTIEDYAEYLFPDTNSWQETRDVLLIAIYQKMHERKMYVDTEITDDEYLENDLENNEQ, translated from the coding sequence ATGAAACGCACCTACAATTCTATCAATTACGACTGGCTTTTTCGACCAACAGGTGATCCTTTTGCGGATGCTGGCGGATACGCCCTTAAAGAGTTTGAAAAACGGTATCCAGAATCAGATGTTTTGGAAATTATTATGAAAGCTACAGATATCTATGTGGACAAGTGGAATGGGAAAATAAATCCTTTTTTCTTAAACTCAAAAATTACGCAACCGGCTTTTGATTTAAAAAGGAAGAAAGAAGAAACAAAAAAATATTTTCTTGATTTATTGACAGATGAAACGCAAGGGAATATCGGAATCTGTAGAATTATGGGAGAGAAAACCAAGCTTTATCCTGCAGGGCGAGACAATACTGTCTTATCAGGCTCAGGCACATTGGTTAATTTCCATCATACTTTTCAGGAAGGTATTATGCTTTCCAAAGAGGCTATTATACGCTACCATTTTCTACCATTAGGTTGTGAATTATTAATCGGCCGTGTAGCGGTTATTCACAGTAATAATCAGGATATTACCAAGCAGTTTGCTTCGGATTGTTGTAGCAGAAATTTACGAAATGTGGGGAGCGGGTTATCCGATGGAATTTTAAAATCCCAATCTCGTGCACCTGGCACTGCTTTGTTTCGTTTTATGGATAATGTTATTTCGGAAGTCAAAAAAACGGACAATAAAAACAACCCACAAAATTTAATTTCACTTTATCATTTTACAAATTTTGGAGCAAACCCGGATGTGCAGATTTACACATTACCTTTTGATGTTTTCAAGTTTTACAGAACAACTCAAATAAATGCTACAATAAAAAAACAATGGAATGAGTTTGTCGCCGGGTATTATAGTAACGCTGACTATAAAAAAGCAAAATTTTACGGAGATACCAGTACCTTTATTTATGAAGACAAAAATGAAACAATTGAAGTAAAAGAAGACGACTTTAAGTTTTGGCGCAATTCTATTTACGAAAGATTAATTTATAATCAATCGATTGTGCCACAGATGTTAAAGCGGAGTCGTGAATACGAATTATCTTGGGAACTAATAAAAATTTACGAGCAATATATCAGAAAAATGAAAAAAGAAACTCTTGCAAAAATTGAACAAATGGCTGATTTTATATTATCGTCCAATGATGAACGGACAATAACAAAAGCCATAAAAAAACTGGATGGGGTAAAAAACTCTTATCTTTTAAGGCGATTTATCTTGAAGGACATTGTAGCAAAGTACTATAATGAAGGAAATGATGAAGCGATTGTAACTATTGAAGATTACGCCGAATATCTTTTCCCGGACACAAACTCTTGGCAAGAAACCAGAGATGTGCTTTTGATTGCTATTTACCAGAAAATGCACGAACGGAAAATGTACGTGGATACAGAAATTACAGACGATGAATATTTAGAAAATGATTTAGAAAATAACGAACAATAA
- a CDS encoding plasmid pRiA4b ORF-3 family protein, which yields MTFTFKIKIDGSSKPPIWRKVKVNSTISFDDFHLAIQVLFGWRNYHMYQFSPSGWRSTPCIMYIYEDDAEVEIRPLSDPDTFPYGERYDAEKIKLEDYFRQLKQKMVYIYDFGDDWKHTIELIEVSDDTVLYPVCLGGKGSNLEEDCGGIWGFYNMVEAINDPKHPQHKEYREWLGMKRGEKWDLNVFDLEETNEMLREVWGMNKM from the coding sequence ATGACATTTACATTTAAAATCAAAATTGACGGTAGCTCCAAACCTCCTATTTGGAGAAAAGTAAAAGTTAACAGCACCATCTCATTCGATGATTTTCATTTAGCAATCCAAGTGCTATTTGGGTGGCGTAATTATCATATGTATCAATTTTCGCCCAGCGGATGGAGGAGTACACCCTGCATCATGTATATTTACGAAGATGATGCCGAAGTTGAAATCAGACCGCTCTCTGATCCGGACACATTTCCTTACGGAGAACGATACGATGCTGAAAAAATTAAATTGGAAGACTATTTCAGACAACTCAAACAAAAAATGGTGTATATATATGATTTTGGCGATGATTGGAAACATACCATCGAATTAATCGAAGTTTCTGATGATACGGTTCTCTATCCTGTATGCTTGGGAGGAAAAGGTTCTAACCTCGAAGAAGATTGCGGTGGAATTTGGGGCTTTTACAATATGGTGGAGGCTATAAACGATCCAAAACACCCACAGCATAAGGAATACCGTGAATGGCTTGGGATGAAACGAGGGGAAAAATGGGATTTGAATGTGTTTGATTTGGAAGAAACGAATGAGATGTTGCGGGAGGTGTGGGGGATGAATAAGATGTGA
- the cas6 gene encoding CRISPR-associated endoribonuclease Cas6 — MRFKITLNIDNTTFRNRLPLNYQYEMSAALYKILYSANEEYAAWLHNNGYLADKLTFKLFTFSRLHIPNYRIKPPFIEIQSDTVEWLISFLPGRSTQEFIQGLFKEQSFDLGNRQANVRFQVKSVEMVPPPEFEETMIFETLSPACIVLKRDDGGEDYIAPDHPQAYEQVKINLLNKYKAFKGEDFPETDFPFALKALTAPKSALIAIKSGTPQETKIRGFMCKFQLTAPVELIKIAYECGVGGKNSQGFGMVKNS; from the coding sequence ATGAGATTCAAAATTACCTTAAATATTGATAACACTACATTCAGGAACCGACTTCCGCTCAACTACCAATACGAAATGTCAGCCGCACTATACAAAATACTGTATAGTGCTAACGAAGAATACGCTGCATGGCTGCACAACAATGGCTACCTGGCGGACAAATTGACTTTCAAACTCTTTACGTTTTCACGCTTACATATTCCAAACTACCGAATAAAACCGCCGTTTATTGAAATTCAATCCGATACGGTGGAGTGGCTGATTTCATTCCTTCCCGGACGAAGCACACAAGAATTCATTCAAGGTTTATTCAAAGAGCAAAGTTTTGATTTGGGTAACAGGCAGGCGAACGTGCGTTTTCAGGTGAAAAGTGTGGAAATGGTTCCGCCACCAGAGTTTGAAGAAACAATGATATTTGAAACTCTTTCGCCAGCTTGCATTGTTCTCAAACGGGATGACGGCGGGGAAGATTATATTGCTCCCGACCATCCGCAAGCATATGAACAGGTAAAAATAAACTTACTAAATAAATATAAGGCCTTTAAGGGAGAAGATTTTCCCGAAACCGACTTCCCTTTTGCCCTCAAAGCGCTCACCGCGCCAAAATCTGCCCTTATCGCTATTAAATCCGGTACACCGCAAGAAACCAAAATACGTGGATTTATGTGCAAATTTCAATTGACTGCACCGGTGGAGTTGATAAAGATTGCGTATGAGTGTGGGGTTGGTGGGAAAAATAGTCAGGGATTTGGGATGGTCAAAAACAGCTAA
- a CDS encoding ATP-binding protein — MDERIARIEKYNLWGAKTFDFGFKREEYTEKIVDFIGNRLIKVLVGQRRSGKSYILRQVGKQLIDNGVKPENTLFINREFADLDFLRTYKDLDELIKSYKKELKPKGKVYIFIDEVQIIEQWEKVVNSYSQDYSDSYEIFITGSNSKMLSGDLATLLSGRYVSFEVFPYSYSEYLRITGQDKGKQSYMAYMDGGGLPELFMLQKQELKRNYISAIKDTVLLRDIIQRNNIRDPKLLEDIFVFLVNNASNLISISSIVKYFKGQGRRVSYDAISNYIGYIEDTFLIHRCDRYDIKGKDTLSGNAKFYMNDLAYKNYLYPGFGYGFGYLVENLIYLELCRAGFDVYVGVLRNKEVDFVAKKADRVIYIQSTYLLSDESTVEREYSALESIGDNFEKIVVSLDDATLPLRGGIRHLQAWNLKEILR; from the coding sequence ATGGACGAAAGAATTGCAAGAATAGAAAAGTATAACTTATGGGGGGCTAAAACATTTGATTTTGGCTTTAAACGCGAAGAATATACAGAAAAAATAGTCGATTTTATAGGAAATAGACTAATTAAAGTGCTTGTCGGACAAAGGCGTTCCGGCAAAAGCTATATCTTGCGACAAGTGGGCAAACAGCTTATCGACAATGGTGTAAAGCCTGAAAATACGTTGTTTATAAATCGCGAATTTGCCGATCTGGACTTCCTTCGTACATACAAAGATTTAGACGAACTCATAAAATCTTATAAGAAAGAACTTAAACCCAAAGGGAAAGTTTATATTTTCATTGACGAAGTCCAAATAATAGAACAATGGGAAAAAGTTGTCAATTCATACTCTCAGGATTATTCGGACAGTTACGAGATATTCATTACCGGCTCCAATTCTAAAATGCTTTCGGGTGACTTAGCCACACTCCTATCAGGACGATATGTATCTTTCGAAGTTTTCCCTTACAGTTATTCGGAATACTTGAGAATAACGGGGCAAGACAAGGGCAAACAAAGTTATATGGCTTACATGGATGGTGGCGGACTACCCGAATTATTTATGCTCCAAAAGCAAGAACTTAAACGCAATTATATCTCCGCAATAAAAGACACCGTTTTATTAAGGGATATAATTCAACGTAATAACATTCGTGATCCCAAACTGCTTGAAGATATTTTTGTGTTTTTGGTGAACAACGCTTCTAATCTAATATCCATATCAAGTATTGTAAAGTATTTCAAAGGACAGGGACGAAGAGTAAGCTATGATGCGATATCTAACTATATCGGATATATCGAAGATACGTTTTTAATTCATCGTTGCGACCGATATGATATAAAAGGAAAAGACACGTTATCGGGTAATGCTAAATTTTACATGAATGATTTAGCCTACAAAAATTATCTTTATCCGGGGTTTGGTTATGGTTTTGGATATCTTGTAGAAAATCTGATATACTTAGAGCTGTGTCGTGCCGGATTTGATGTTTATGTCGGTGTTTTACGAAACAAGGAAGTCGATTTTGTAGCTAAGAAAGCTGATCGTGTGATCTATATACAAAGTACGTATTTGCTTTCGGATGAATCTACCGTCGAACGTGAATATTCCGCTCTCGAATCCATTGGTGATAATTTTGAGAAAATTGTCGTATCACTTGATGATGCAACATTGCCTCTAAGGGGTGGAATAAGGCATTTGCAGGCATGGAATCTAAAAGAAATATTGCGATGA
- the thiL gene encoding thiamine-phosphate kinase has protein sequence MRTEISTLGEFGLIDHLTKNIILTQPTTKKGVGDDAAVIDNSDKRTLVTTDLLLEGIHFDLTYVPLKHLGYKSAVVNFSDIYAMNGKPQQITVSLGISQRFSVEDLETFYAGVLLACEIYGVDLVGGDTTSSLTGFSISITCVGTADEEKIVYRNGAKDTDLIFVSGDLGAAYMGLQLLEREKAVFGGKADFQPDFSGKEYILERQLKPEARKDIVQFLSGQEIVPTAMIDISDGLSSDLLHICKQSNTGCRIFEERLPIDYQTAVMAETFHMNVTTVALNGGEDYELLFTVPLSLHEKVSALPGVHLVGHITKPEEGCYLVTRDGQEMELKAQGWNPIGK, from the coding sequence ATGCGTACAGAAATTTCCACCTTAGGAGAGTTTGGATTAATAGACCACCTCACCAAAAATATAATACTCACGCAACCCACAACAAAAAAAGGAGTGGGAGACGATGCTGCTGTTATAGACAACTCGGACAAACGGACGCTTGTCACCACCGATTTATTGCTGGAAGGTATTCATTTCGACCTGACTTACGTTCCGTTGAAACACTTGGGATATAAATCGGCAGTTGTCAACTTTTCCGACATTTATGCGATGAACGGAAAACCACAGCAAATAACGGTTTCGTTGGGTATCTCTCAACGGTTTTCGGTTGAAGATCTGGAAACTTTCTACGCCGGGGTATTACTTGCATGTGAAATTTACGGTGTTGATCTCGTAGGAGGCGACACGACATCATCGCTAACCGGGTTTTCTATTTCCATAACCTGTGTCGGCACAGCTGATGAAGAAAAAATCGTATACCGAAACGGAGCCAAAGATACCGACCTGATATTTGTTTCGGGCGACCTCGGTGCGGCATACATGGGCCTGCAATTGTTGGAACGTGAAAAGGCGGTTTTCGGAGGAAAAGCGGATTTTCAACCTGATTTTTCGGGGAAAGAATATATCCTTGAACGCCAGCTCAAGCCGGAAGCCCGGAAAGACATTGTTCAGTTCCTGTCCGGACAGGAAATAGTCCCCACGGCAATGATTGATATCTCGGATGGATTATCGTCAGACCTCCTCCACATCTGTAAGCAAAGCAACACGGGTTGCCGTATTTTCGAGGAACGGCTACCCATCGATTACCAAACCGCCGTAATGGCAGAAACATTCCATATGAATGTCACAACCGTTGCGTTAAACGGCGGCGAAGACTATGAATTGCTTTTTACCGTTCCCTTGTCTCTTCACGAGAAAGTGTCTGCCCTGCCGGGCGTACATCTTGTGGGCCACATCACTAAACCCGAAGAAGGGTGCTACCTGGTTACCCGCGATGGACAGGAAATGGAATTGAAAGCGCAGGGATGGAATCCAATTGGAAAATAA
- a CDS encoding purine-nucleoside phosphorylase, with amino-acid sequence MLEAINQTADYLKNRIGDVPNTAIILGTGLGELAREINDKTEIPYTEIPNFPVSTVEGHSGKLIIGTLGSKRVLAMQGRFHFYEGYNMKQVTFPIRVFKALGVEYLFVSNAAGGMNPSFDVGDIMLIEDHINMFPEHPLHGKNYNELGTRFPDMSEAYNKELRLMAMEIAKEKNIKLQHGVYVGVSGPTFETPAEYHFFRVIGGDAVGMSTVPEVIVANHAKMKVLAFSIITDLGVVGKIVEVSHEEVQEAAKIAQPKMAEIMRAIVERM; translated from the coding sequence ATGTTAGAAGCTATCAATCAAACAGCCGATTATCTAAAAAATAGAATCGGTGATGTTCCCAATACCGCTATCATTTTAGGAACCGGACTGGGAGAACTAGCCCGGGAGATTAATGATAAAACTGAAATTCCTTACACCGAAATCCCCAACTTCCCGGTTTCGACCGTGGAGGGTCATAGCGGAAAACTCATCATCGGAACACTCGGCAGTAAAAGAGTACTGGCCATGCAAGGGCGTTTTCACTTTTACGAAGGATACAACATGAAACAGGTAACTTTTCCCATCCGTGTTTTCAAGGCTTTGGGTGTTGAATATCTTTTCGTATCAAACGCTGCCGGCGGAATGAATCCGAGCTTCGACGTGGGCGACATCATGCTCATTGAAGATCATATTAACATGTTTCCCGAGCATCCGCTTCACGGCAAGAACTACAACGAACTGGGAACAAGATTTCCCGATATGAGCGAAGCCTACAACAAAGAACTCCGGTTAATGGCGATGGAAATTGCCAAAGAGAAAAACATCAAGTTACAGCACGGTGTGTACGTAGGCGTATCCGGCCCGACGTTTGAAACGCCTGCAGAATATCATTTCTTCCGCGTTATCGGCGGTGATGCCGTAGGCATGTCCACCGTCCCCGAAGTTATCGTTGCCAACCACGCCAAAATGAAAGTATTGGCTTTTTCCATCATTACTGACCTAGGTGTAGTCGGAAAAATTGTGGAAGTTTCACACGAAGAGGTACAGGAAGCTGCAAAAATTGCTCAGCCCAAAATGGCAGAAATTATGCGGGCAATTGTGGAAAGAATGTAA